The following is a genomic window from Gymnodinialimonas ceratoperidinii.
CATGCCGCCGGCGCTGAAGCCGGTGGCGATCAGGCGGCCGCGGTCGAGCGCGATGCGGGTGGCGATATCTTCAATGACCGCCTCGACATAGACCGGCTCGGTGGTCTCTGACTGGGATGGATTGCGGGGATGATGGGCGAGGTTCCAATCCTCGGCGTCGGCGTTCAGGGCGACGAAGGCCATGCCGAGCCGGTCGGCCATGGCCCGCAGGCTCTGGTTGCCCATCGCGCCATTGGCCGAGCCGCGGTAGCCATGGGCATGGAAGAAGGCTCCCACGGGGGCATCGGCATCTGTCGGCACGTAGTAGCGATAGGTCCGGTCTCCGGCGACGGTGCAATCGCTATCCGGTCCGCAGGCCGCGGCTGGCAGGGTCAGGAGGCTGAGGGTGGCGGCGAGGATCAGGCGCATGGGACGGCTCCGGTTGCTGTGGCTCGCCGCAGACTGGGGCAGGGAGGCCCCCGGCGCACCGCAACTTCGCGTGAGGGCGCGGGGGGCGGGGACGGGAGCGAGGGGCCAGCCCCTCGCGCTCCCCGGAGTTGTACGGGCCAAGATGAAGGAGCGTCAGCCCCAGAGCGCGGCATCGGGCGGGTGGACGGTGGAGCCTTCGAAGCGGAGCGGTGGCGTGCGGTCTTCGGCCAGCAGGAGCGGGCCGTCGAGATCGACGATCTCGGCACCTTGGGCCACCAGCATCGCGGGGGCCATGGCCAGCGAGCTGCCGACCATGCAGCCGACCATGACGGTATAGCCCTCGGCCCTTGCGGCGTCGCGCAGGGCGAGCGCCTCGGTCAGACCGCCGGTCTTGTCGAGCTTGATGTTGACCATGTCGTACTTGCCCTTGAGGTCGGGCAGGGAGGCGCGGTCGTGGCAGGATTCGTCGGCGCAGACGGGCAGGGGGCGGGCGATCTCGGCCAGCATGTCGTCTTCGCCCGCAGGCAGGGGCTGTTCCACCATCTGCACGCCGAGGCGCAGGAGGTGGGGTGCGAGGTCGGCGTAGATATCGGCGGTCCAGCCCTCGTTGGCGTCAACGATGATCGCGGCGTTTGGGGCGCCGGCGCGGACGGCTTCGAGCCGTGCCATGTCATCGGCGGTGCCGAGCTTGATCTTCAGAAGCGGGCGGGTGGCGTTCTTCGCCGCCGAGGCGCGCATCTTCTCGGGCGTGTCGAGCGACAGGGTGAAGGCGGAGGTGATGGGGCCGGGGGCGTCCAGTTCCAGCAATTGCCAGGCACGCAGGCCTTGGGACTTCGCCGCGAGGTCGATCAGCGCGCAGTCGAGCGCGTTGCGCGCCGCACCGGCGGGCAGGGCGGAGACCTCACCGCCCGAGGCCTCCAGCTGTTCGGTGACGCTGTCGAGGGTCTCACCGTAGCGGGCATAGGGCACGCATTCGCCGCGGCCGGTGTGACCGTCCCGTTCCACGGTGACGGTCAGCACCTGCGCTTCGCTGCGCGAGCCGCGTGAGATGGTGAAGACCTCGGCAAGGCGGAAGCTGTCTCGGGTGATCTGCATCACATAGCTTCCAGCGCGTCGCAAAGGCGGCCGGCGCCCTGACGGAACGGATCGGCGGTAGGCAGGCCCATGCGCTTCTCGATATCGGCGAGGCATTGCAGCGCCTCGTCCTCGCCCAGCGCGGCGGTGTTGACGGAGATACCCACAACCTCGGCCTTGGGGTTGGCGATGCGGGCCAGCGGCAGGGCGGTGTCGCGCAGTTGCTCCAGGGTCGGCAGCGAATAGGAGGGCAGGCCACGCATATGGGTGCGGGTCGGCTCGTGCGAGAGGATCAGCGCGTCGGGCTGGCCGCCGTGGATCAGCGCCATGGTGACGCCGGAATAGGAGACGTGGAACAGGCTGCCCTGGCCCTCGATCATGTCCCAGTGATCCTCGTCGTTGTCCGGGGTCAGCCATTCAACCGCGCCGGCCATGAAGTCGGCGATCACGGCGTCGAGCGGGACGCCGTCGCCGGTCACGAGGATGCCGGTCTGGCCGGTGGCGCGGAAGGAGGATTTCAACCCGCGCGCCTTCATTTCCTTGTCCATCGCCAGCGCCGTGTACATCTTGCCCGCCGAGCAGTCGGTGCCCACCGCGAGGCAGCGCTTGCCAGAGCGTTTCACGCCATTGGCGATCGGGTAATCCACCGTGGGGATGCGCACGTCGTGCAGGGTGCGGCCGTATTCCTTGGCCACGGCCACGAGATCGGGCTCGTCGTTGAGCAGGTTGTGCAGGCCCGAGGCGATGTCGAAGCCCTCGGCCAACGCCTCGATCAGGACGCGCTTCCAGGAGCTGGAGATCACGCCGCCGCGGTTGGCCACGCCCACCACGAGGGTCTTTGCGCCCGACGCCTTGGCGCCGGCGAGGTCCATGTCGGCGACCTTCACATCGGCCTTGCAGCCGTCCATCCGGAACTGGCCGATGACGTTGTCGGGCCGCCAGTCGCGGATGCCCTGGGCGACCTTCGCGGCCAGTTGGTCGGGCGCGTCACCCAGAAACAGAAGATACGGCGTGTCGATCATCGGAGAGGCCCTTTTTGCAGAATCCGTGTGCTTGGCGGCAAATTAACCGCAATCTAGCGCACGTACTGCGAAAAATGACCCGTGGCTAAGACCAATCGCGGGAGATCATCGCGCCAGCAGCGCGAGCTGCCGGAAAATTTTGCGTGATGCTCAGGCTTTCGACAGCAGGCCGGCGGGGCGGTTGTCGTCCTGCACGAAATCCACCGGAGCGGTGGTCGCCGTCGCCGTGTTGCGCTTGAAATCGTAGCGCATCAGGTCGCCATCCTCGGCAGAGGCCACGATCAACGCCTGATAGAGGTGGCGCGGCCCTTCGTAGATGTCGATCAACCCGCGAAGCCGCGGCGCGTCCTCCCGATCCAGCGCGAAGCCCGCGTCCGTCATCTCGATGATCGCGAAGGCCTCGTCGCCCACGTGAACGGAACGGGTCGCCCGCTTGCGTTTGCCATGGCGTTGCGCGGCGGCAAGCTGTTCGCGGAGTTCTTTCGGTAGATATTCAGTCATCGGACCCTCTGACCCTTGAGTCGGCGCATATCGTCACCGTGACGGAGTTTCATGTCAGGTCAATGACGGATCTTGGCGTCACGGCCCGCGGCAAGGCGACTCTGGGGCCATAAGCTTAACATTTACTTAGCCAAACGGGCAAATCGGCCCCTCGGGATGTTCTACAAGAACGCAGTGTTTCCGGGATATGTGCGCCGATGCGGCCCCCTCCCTGCGCAGAGACGCGTGGTCGGAGGGGCAGCGCCGCCCTACCTGTCTGACAACTGGATTTAGGAGGAAGACATGGGTCTCTTGGTAGACGGCGAATGGCAGGACAAGTGGTATGACACCGGCAAGACCGGCGGTGCCTTCAAGCGCAGCGAATCGCAGTTTCGCAACTGGATCACCGCCGACGGCAGTGCCGGGCCGAGCGGTGAGGGGGGCTTCAAGGCCGAGAGCGGGCGCTATCACCTCTACGTCAGCCATGCCTGCCCCTGGGCCAACCGCACGCTGATCTTCCGCGAGCTGAAGGACCTCGCGCCACATATCGATATCTCGGTCGTGCACCCCGAGATGTTGGGCGAGGGCTGGACCTTCGATACGGATTTCGAGGGCGCCACGGGCGATACCCTCTACGGCCTGCCCTATGCCCGCGATCTCTATATTCGCGCGCAGCCCGACGTGACCACCCGCGTCACCGTGCCGATCCTCTGGGACAAGCAGCGTGAGACCATCGTCTCGAACGAATCCGCCGAGATCATCCGCATGTTCAACAGCGCCTTCAACGGGATCACCGGCAATACCGACGATTACTACCCCGAGCCGCTGCGGGACCGCATCGACGAGATCAACGCCCGCGTCTATTCCGAGGTCAACAACGGCGTCTACAAGGCCGGTTTCGCCACCTCGCAGGAGGCCTACGACAAGGCGGTTCACACGCTCTTCGACGCGCTCGACTGGCTGGAGGGTCTGCTCTCGAAGCGCCGCTACCTCGCGGGCGACCGCGTGACCGAGGCCGATTGGCGGCTCTTCACCACGCTGGTGCGCTTCGATCTGGTCTACCACCTGCACTTCAAGTGCAACCGCCACCGGATCGTGGATTACCCCAACCTCTGGGCCTACACGCGCGAGCTCTATCAATGGCCGGGCGTGGCCGGGCAGGTGAACTTCGACCACATCGTGCGCCACTACCACTACAGCCACGACACGATTAACCCGCATCGGATCATTCCGATCAACCCGGTGATCGACTGGCATGAACCCCATGGTCGAGACGCATTGCTTGCGGCGTGAATTTCCGCTTCAACGGAGCCTATGAGCGCCTCCGTTTCCGATACCGACCGCCGTGGTCCTCCTCGCAAGCGCGACCACGGCGGCGGGCTGGATGCCGCCGCCGCCCGTTTCGGCGGCACACCGCACGATTGGCTGGACCTTTCGACGGGGATCAACCCCGTGCCCTACCCGTTGGGCGACATCTCGGCGGAGGCGTGGCACCGCCTGCCCGGTGACGGCGCGATGGAGGATCTTCTCCACGCCGCCCGCACCTTCTGGAACGTGCCGGAGACGGCCGAGATCATCGCCGCCGCCGGGGCCTCTCCCCTCATCTCTCTGATGCCCGAACTCGCCGGCGGGCAACCCGCCCATATCCCCGCGCCGACCTATAACGAACACGCCGCCGCCTTCGCCGCGCGCGGGCAGGGGCAGCCCTTCGATGATCCCGCGCATCCGGTCCATGTCTACGTCCACCCCAACAATCCCGATGGTCGGCTCTGGCCCGACGCCGCGGGCCGTGCGCTCACCGTGATTGACGAGAGCTTCTGCGACGTCACCCCCGAGGCCAGCCAGATCGCCCGCACGGCGAAGCCCGGCACCGTGGTGTTGAAGAGTTTCGGAAAATTCTGGGGGCTCGCCGGTCTCCGCCTCGGCTTTGCCATCGCCCACCCCGATACGCTCCGCAACACCGCCACCGGCGTGCCTCTGTCCGAACTGATGGGGCCGTGGACCGTCTCCGGCCCGGCGCTGGAGGTCGGCGCCCGCGCCCTCCGCGATACCGCCTGGGCCGAGGCGACCCGCACCCGGCTGGCCGCAGACGCAGCCCGGCTCGACGCGCTGATCCAGCGGACCGGGGCGACATCTGTCGGCGGCACCACGCTCTTTCGCACCTACGCGATGCCGGACCGCGCCGCCCAATGGCAGGAGCAGCTTGCGCGCCATCATATCTGGTCCCGCATCTTCCCCTATTCGGACACTTGGCTGCGTCTCGGCCTGCCGGGATCCGAGCGCGACTGGGCCCGGCTGGAGGCCGCCCTGTGAACGACACCGCCCCCCTGCTTCTCGCGGCCCTCCTCCTCGACGCCGCACTGGGGGAGCCGCGCTGGCTCTGGTCCCGCATCCCCCATCCGGCGGTGCTGATGGGCCGCCTCATCGACGCCTGCGACAAGCGCTTCAACCGAGGTGACGCGCAGGAGCGACGGCGCAACGGCATCCTCACAATGACGGGCCTCGGCCTTGGCGCAATCGCCCTGGGTGCCCTCATCGCGGCCCTTCCCCTGGGCTGGCTCTGGCAGATCCTCATCGCCGCCGCGCTGCTGGCGCAACGCTCCCTCGTCGATCATGTGGAGGCCGTCGCCATCGGCCTGCGCCGCTCGCTGGATCACGGCAAACGCGCCGTCGCGATGATCGTCGGGCGCGATACCGGCCCCCTCGACGAGGCCGCCGTCGCCCGCGCCGCGATCGAGAGCGCGGCCGAGAATGTCTCGGACGGCGTCATCGCCCCGGCCTTCTGGTTCCTCCTCGGCGGGTTGCCCGGGCTACTCTTATACAAGATCGCAAACACCGCCGATTCCATGATCGGCCACCGCACGCCCCGGCACGAGGCTTTCGGCTGGGCCGCCGCCCGCTTCGACGATCTGCTGAACTACATCCCCGCACGCCTCACCGCGCTTTTCATTGCCGTCTGGCACGGCGCCGCCCCCCTGCGCTGCGCTTGGGAAGACGGCGAAAAGCACCGCTCCGTCAACGCAGGCTGGCCCGAAGCCGCCATGGCCGCCGCCCTCAACCTCTCCCTCTCCGGCCCCCGCGCTTACGACGGAGAAATGACTTCCGACCCCGCCCTCAACCCCAAAGCCCCCCGCAACGCCACCGCCGGAGACATAACCGCCGCCGTCCGCGTCCTCTGGCAAGTCTGGATTGTGGGGGTGGCTGGAGTGGCTGTTTTGGCGATGGCTTAGGGCGGCGAGTCGCAGTTCTTATGCAAGAATTCGCTCTAAGAGGGTCGAACTGCTTCCCGTCTACGATACGCGGAATTTGTAGGTCGCGCTGGGCATCGAATCTTCGCGATTGGCTTCAAAAGGATAGATCTCGAGTTGAACTGAGAGACTGCGAGGTCTTGCAAGGTAGAAGGGATGGTTGGGATACACCGGTTGCACAGTCGCTCGAAACAAACATCCTCCCAAACCCGCCCAAGTAGCTGCCTAATCCATACGACCGCTAAATCGGCCCAACGGGCTATCACATTACTTGCTAAATCTGAAGGGAGAATGGTGCCTCAAGAGGGACTCGAACCCCCGACCTTGTCCTTACGAAGGACCTGCTCTACCAGCTGAGCTATTGAGGCGTAGCGGGCCCTGCAATGGGCCTACCAATTCTTATCATTTGCCGCGAACGCTTCGGTTTTGCAAGCCATTCCCGGGCGGACCCGCTACTTACGAATGACGTGCTCTACCAGCTGAGCTACAGCGGCGTACCGGGCGCGCTCTTAGCAAGGCGCGCGGCTGTTGAATAGTCCTAATTTCGCGAGAGGGCGGGTTCGGTTTCGGGTTCGGGTTCCGGGGCGGGCTCTGCCACTTCTGCGTCGTCGGTCTCCGAATAGGCGGTCGATGGCGTGGCCTCTGGTGCGAAGCCATTGGGGGCGGGTGATTCTTCCTGGATCACGTCGGCCTCGTCCTCTTCGGTGCTGCGATCCTCCAAAGCGCCGACGATCAACGGCAGCATTTGGGTCGGACCCGCGAGGGAGGCTTGGGACTGCTGGGCCTCTGCCCATTCCAGCGTATCGAAGCTTTCGCAGTTGGCGCAGACCGGCGTCCAATCCTCGTGCACATGGCCGCAGTTGCTGCACATCCACTGGTTGCCGCGCGGAGCGGTCACGGCGCGGGCAAGCCAGCCGCGCACGACCCGGTCGGGAGAGCCCTCACCGCGTTCCACGGCAGCCATGATGGTGAGCGAGCGCGCGGTGGGCGAAGTCTCGGCCAGATCGCCGAGCGCCTTGCGGGCGGCGGGGAAATCCTCGTTCGCGATCTGCAGCTCTGCTTCCAGCATCTGCACTTCGGGGTGACCCGGATGCTTGCCGAGGAGCGGGCGGAAGCGACGCAGGCGCAGAGCAGGGGTCTCGTCCGGCTCGATCAGCGCGAAGGCAGCGGCGAGGTCCGGATGCGGCGCCTGATCCCATGCCTTGCGGATCGTTTTCGCAGCCTGACGCTTGTTGCCGGCCTCCACCGCGATCCGGGCGGACATGACGGCGGCGGGCACGAGACCGGGAGCGAGGCGATTGGCTTCTGCCACGTCGCGGGTAGCCGTCTGGACCTGTCCTTCTGCCATGGCATCACGGGCATGGGCAAGCGCCAGGACGGCGTCGCGGCGGCGGTGCAGATCGCGCGGCACATTGCCGGCCTTCAGCGCAGCGGCCAGCGTCGTGCGCGCGCCTTGCCAGTCTTCATTGCGGGACTGCAGCGACAGCAGAGTCGTTTGCACGTCGGCGTTCTTCGGGCGCAGCACCAGGGCCTTCTCGGCGAGCTTCAGGGCGGTGTCGGTGTCCCCCTCTTCCAGTTTCTGCTTCATCAGGCCGCGCACCCCGACAAAGCGCGTGCGGTCGTCCGTGACCATGTCCTTGAAGGTCTCGGTCGCGAGGGCACGGTCGCCTACCAGTTCAGCACCCTGCGCCTTGACGATGTTGGTCAGTTCCGGCCGCCGCAGGTACTTGCCCGCACGTTCCGCCTTGCGGATTGCCAAGCGGCCTTCACCAGCGGCCAGGGCCATCATGCCTTCGCCAAGCGCCTCGTATCCCTTGCGCTCGGACCGACGGTCGAAATAGCGGCTCACGGCGGTCTCATCGCCGTTCAGGAAGCGCAGGGTGGCGACAAGAAGGCCGACGATCTTGAAGAGGATCCAGACGGCGAGCAGCAGGATCAGCGCGCCCACGACCGCAAGGAAGGGCGTGATCACGTACTCGCGTCCGAGAACGATGAGCACTCCAAGGTTATCCAGCGCCGTCAGATAGGTGATCCCGAAGACCACTCCGACAACGACGAGAATGAAGACCATGATTTTGAGCAGCGACCAGAGCATTCGGCGCGATCCTTCGTTTGGCCCCGCAGGGGGCGGAGCCTATTAGTTGTTCAGCGTGGCGGACAGGTCCGCCAGCGCGTCGTCAGCAGCGACACGGGCCTCGGCCTGCGCGATCCATTCGTCGAACGCGGCCTGTGCGCCCTCGGGCAGGGTGGCGATTTCGGACAATGCGCCGTCGATGTCGCCGGCACCCACAGCGGCTTCGGCGCGGCTGAGGACGGCATCTGGGTCGTCGCCATCGCGGGGCTCGACAGAGCGGCCGCCGATTTGTCCCATGAAGAAGGCGCCGACACGGTCGGTGGCGCTGTCGCCCGCGGTTTCGCGCAGGGCGATGGGCAGGGCGGCGCGTGCAGAGGCCGGGAACGACGCCTGCAGTTCATCGATCGTCGGCACACCGGTTTCCGCGGCCGCCTGCAGCGCCTCGGGCGCTTCGACAGGCAGATCGGACAGAGCGTCGGCGAAGGGGCCACCGGCTGCCATCGCGATCTGTACGCGGCTCAGCGCGGCCTGCGCCTGGGTCGCCTCGGCCGTTGCGGCGGCGCGGGCTTCTGCCTCTGCAATCGCGGCCTGTGCGGCTTCCGCGGCGGCTTGCAGTTCTGCGGCGGCGGCGGCTTGCGAGGCTTCTGCAGCCGCGACCGCTTCGGCGGCGGCGGCTCGTTCCTCCGCCACGCGGGCTTCGAGTGTTTCGACAACTTCGCTGAGGGCAGCCGTATCAGCCGCCACATCGCCGGTGATGACGGGGCGTTCTTCCAGCGCAACGACGCGCGCGGTCAAGTCGTCGACCGTTTCACTCAGCGCCGAGAGGTTGCTGGCCACTTCGGCCGTGGCACCCTCGACACCGGAGAGATCCACCTCGGGGAGGGCCGGCGGCTCGGCCGAGGCAAGGGCGTCGACCTCGCTTTGCAAGGCGCTGATCGTGCCCTGCTGCGCTTCGATGGCGGACAACGCCTCGGCGAGTTCCGCGTCAGCGGCAGTCGTGTCGTTCAGGGTGACGAGGCCCAGGTAAGCCGCGCCAAAGCCCATCGCGGCGGCAACGACACCGCCAAGAAGCAATGCGCCAATGCCGGGACCCCGCTTTTGCACCACGGGCGTCGGCGCGGGTACAGGCGTCGGGGGAGTGGGCGACGAGTCGGCAGACCCGCTGCTTTTCGATGTCGTGGTGGTGGTCGTGCTGGCTCCGGAAGCGGCGGGGCCTGCTCCGGACGTCTCCTTCGAGGACTTCGCGCTGGACCCGCTGGACGATGTGCCCTGCGACGAGGCGGTTTTTGCAGATGAGCCCTTGGCGCTCGCAGGCTTACGCTTGGTATCGACCTTTTCGGTCTTCTGCGGGTCGTCAGATTTCGGCTCTGCCGCTGTCGTATCACCGGGCTTCACGGTGACGCTGTCGTCGGCAGAGGGCGTTGCGGCAATTGTGTCATCGCCGAGACTGTCGTTCCCGACGACAACCGTATCGCCACCCATTTCGCCGGCGCCGCTCATGGTGGTTTCCGCGTCATTCTCCGGCGTGATGGTCGCGTCCTGAGATTTCTGGCGCCCCGAACGGGTCGACGATTTTTTCGCCATGGATAGCGGCCCCCTGATAAATTTGTTTCTTGTTTGCCTACTTAGCGCGGTGAAAGAGCCGAGTCAGCCCGGACCAAGCTGCCATGACGCCGCGGATGCTACTAGGGGGAAACCAATTCGACGCCCAACAGTTCCAAAGCGATGCGCATGTCTTTCCCGGTCGGCATGGATGCCACCCGGGTCTGGCGCCTCATTTCGGGGGGCAGGGCGTCTGCCACCGCATCGCTCAGCGCGACGAGCCGGGTGTCGGCCCGAAGCGAGGGCGCGGCCTCGGCAAAGATCGACGCGCTGCGCGGCGAGAACAGTGGCACGATGAGATGCGGCCGTGTCAGGGCTTCCGAGAAAACTTCGGAGGGTGGCAGTCGGCGCTGATCGTAGGCTGCGACCTCTGCGACGCTCAGACCTGCGTTTGCCAAGCGGGCAGCAACATCGCCGCGCGTCTGCGTCCCGTGGACATGCAGAAGCCTGTCGTGCGGCGGGCGTGCGGTCAGATTTTCCACCAGTTCATCGGCAGTGAGGCCTGCAACCTCTGCCTGCAGTCCCGCGGCGCGCGCAGCGGTCGCTGTCCGGGGGCCAACACAATAGGCGGGCAGCGTGGAGGGGGGCAGAAACCCCACGGCGGCTTCGGACGTCAGGATCAGGCCGTCGACGCCGTTCAGCTCCACGCGAGCGCCGGTTCCCACGATCTCCATCAGCGGGGCAATGACGATCTCCACGCCCGTCAAACCACGGGCAAACCGCTCGGATGCGGGGCGCGGGCGGGTGAGGAGGAGCGTGGGCGTCTGGTGGACTTGCATGACCCGCAGTGTTACCTCGCAGGTCACGGCCGCACAATCGGGCCAGCAAGTCGGGCGGGCGCCATGTCTCTGACAATCCTCGGTATCGAAAGCAGTTGCGATGACACCGCCGCCGCGATCCTGCGCGGGACGGGAGATGACGTGGCGATCCTTTCCAACGTGGTATCGTCGCAGACAGACTTGCACGCGGCCTTCGGCGGTGTCGTCCCGGAACTCGCCGCGCGCGCCCATGCGGAGACGCTCGATCTGGTGGTCGAGGAAGCCATCGCCGCAGCGAATTGCACGCTGCACGATGTGGACGCCATCGCGGTGACGGCCGGACCCGGTCTGATCGGCGGCGTGCTCTCGGGCGTCATGGCGGCCAAGGGGCTGGCCATGGGTCTCGGCAAGCCGCTGATCGGCGTGAACCACCTTGCGGGCCACGCGCTGACGCCCCGGCTGACCGATGGTTTGGCCTTTCCCTATCTTCTGTTGCTGGTCTCTGGCGGCCATTGCCAGTTTCTGCGCGTGGAAGGACCCGAGACCTTCACCCGCCTCGGCGGCACCATCGACGACGCGCCGGGCGAGGCCTTCGACAAGGTCGCGCGGCTTCTTGGCTTGCCGCAACCGGGCGGTCCCTCCGTCGAGGCGGCTGCCAAGATGGGGGATGCTTCGCGCTTCAAGCTGCCCCGTCCGTTGCTGGATCGCGAGGGTTGCGACCTGAGCTTCTCGGGCTTGAAGACGGCAGTGCTCCGCCTGCGCGACACTCTTGTGGCCGAGAACGGCGGCCTGACCGAGCAGGACCGTGCCGACATTTGCGCCAGCTTTCAGGCCACCGTCGCGCATGTCCTGGCCGAAAAATCACGCCGGGCCCTGGCGCTTGGCGACATGACCGCTTTCGCGGTGGCGGGAGGCGTCGCGGCCAACCAGACCCTGCGCGCCGCGTTGGAGGCGGTCACCGAGCTGCCCTTCGCCGCACCGCCGCTGGCGCTTTGCACCGACAATGCCGCAATGATCGCCTATGCGGGCCTCTTGGCGTTCGAGCGCGGGCGCGTTGATGGCATGGACCTCGTCGCGCGGCCGCGCTGGCCGCTCGATCAAACGGCGGCGCCGATGATCGGATCTGGCAAGAAGGGGGCGAAGGCATGAAACTGGACGTGATCGGCGCAGGCGCTTTCGGGACCGGGCTGGCGATTGCCTATGCCAAGGCGGGGCTCGAGGTCACGCTTTGGGCGCGGGATGCGAGCCATCTGCGGAAAGGCGAGAGCACGCGGCTTCCCGGCCATGCATTTCCCCCAACCCTCCGAGTGACAGATCAACTGGATGATTGCGACGCCGAGGTTGCGCTCATCGCGATCCCGACCCAGAGCATCGGCAGTTTCGCTGCCTCGGCAAAGCTCAACGCCCGCGTCGCGGTGTCCTGCGCCAAGGGGATCGACCGCACGTCGGGGCAGGGGCCGACGGCACTGCTGTCCAACGCCGCGCCTGTCGTCGCGCA
Proteins encoded in this region:
- the cbiB gene encoding adenosylcobinamide-phosphate synthase CbiB encodes the protein MNDTAPLLLAALLLDAALGEPRWLWSRIPHPAVLMGRLIDACDKRFNRGDAQERRRNGILTMTGLGLGAIALGALIAALPLGWLWQILIAAALLAQRSLVDHVEAVAIGLRRSLDHGKRAVAMIVGRDTGPLDEAAVARAAIESAAENVSDGVIAPAFWFLLGGLPGLLLYKIANTADSMIGHRTPRHEAFGWAAARFDDLLNYIPARLTALFIAVWHGAAPLRCAWEDGEKHRSVNAGWPEAAMAAALNLSLSGPRAYDGEMTSDPALNPKAPRNATAGDITAAVRVLWQVWIVGVAGVAVLAMA
- a CDS encoding uroporphyrinogen-III synthase; translated protein: MTCEVTLRVMQVHQTPTLLLTRPRPASERFARGLTGVEIVIAPLMEIVGTGARVELNGVDGLILTSEAAVGFLPPSTLPAYCVGPRTATAARAAGLQAEVAGLTADELVENLTARPPHDRLLHVHGTQTRGDVAARLANAGLSVAEVAAYDQRRLPPSEVFSEALTRPHLIVPLFSPRSASIFAEAAPSLRADTRLVALSDAVADALPPEMRRQTRVASMPTGKDMRIALELLGVELVSP
- a CDS encoding alpha/beta hydrolase family esterase, whose translation is MRLILAATLSLLTLPAAACGPDSDCTVAGDRTYRYYVPTDADAPVGAFFHAHGYRGSANGAMGNQSLRAMADRLGMAFVALNADAEDWNLAHHPRNPSQSETTEPVYVEAVIEDIATRIALDRGRLIATGFSAGGMMTWTLACEMSETFAGFVPYAGTFWAPSPATCPTPPATLVHIHGNADSTVPQEGRAIGGARQGDLHRVLETYGSAGGYGAPAPVPSRDDMRCEGRENAGGDALVFCEFDGGHSYSPARVEWAIEWILARL
- the dgcN gene encoding N-acetyltransferase DgcN; the encoded protein is MIDTPYLLFLGDAPDQLAAKVAQGIRDWRPDNVIGQFRMDGCKADVKVADMDLAGAKASGAKTLVVGVANRGGVISSSWKRVLIEALAEGFDIASGLHNLLNDEPDLVAVAKEYGRTLHDVRIPTVDYPIANGVKRSGKRCLAVGTDCSAGKMYTALAMDKEMKARGLKSSFRATGQTGILVTGDGVPLDAVIADFMAGAVEWLTPDNDEDHWDMIEGQGSLFHVSYSGVTMALIHGGQPDALILSHEPTRTHMRGLPSYSLPTLEQLRDTALPLARIANPKAEVVGISVNTAALGEDEALQCLADIEKRMGLPTADPFRQGAGRLCDALEAM
- the dgcA gene encoding N-acetyl-D-Glu racemase DgcA — protein: MQITRDSFRLAEVFTISRGSRSEAQVLTVTVERDGHTGRGECVPYARYGETLDSVTEQLEASGGEVSALPAGAARNALDCALIDLAAKSQGLRAWQLLELDAPGPITSAFTLSLDTPEKMRASAAKNATRPLLKIKLGTADDMARLEAVRAGAPNAAIIVDANEGWTADIYADLAPHLLRLGVQMVEQPLPAGEDDMLAEIARPLPVCADESCHDRASLPDLKGKYDMVNIKLDKTGGLTEALALRDAARAEGYTVMVGCMVGSSLAMAPAMLVAQGAEIVDLDGPLLLAEDRTPPLRFEGSTVHPPDAALWG
- a CDS encoding threonine-phosphate decarboxylase → MSASVSDTDRRGPPRKRDHGGGLDAAAARFGGTPHDWLDLSTGINPVPYPLGDISAEAWHRLPGDGAMEDLLHAARTFWNVPETAEIIAAAGASPLISLMPELAGGQPAHIPAPTYNEHAAAFAARGQGQPFDDPAHPVHVYVHPNNPDGRLWPDAAGRALTVIDESFCDVTPEASQIARTAKPGTVVLKSFGKFWGLAGLRLGFAIAHPDTLRNTATGVPLSELMGPWTVSGPALEVGARALRDTAWAEATRTRLAADAARLDALIQRTGATSVGGTTLFRTYAMPDRAAQWQEQLARHHIWSRIFPYSDTWLRLGLPGSERDWARLEAAL
- a CDS encoding COG4223 family protein, with translation MAKKSSTRSGRQKSQDATITPENDAETTMSGAGEMGGDTVVVGNDSLGDDTIAATPSADDSVTVKPGDTTAAEPKSDDPQKTEKVDTKRKPASAKGSSAKTASSQGTSSSGSSAKSSKETSGAGPAASGASTTTTTTSKSSGSADSSPTPPTPVPAPTPVVQKRGPGIGALLLGGVVAAAMGFGAAYLGLVTLNDTTAADAELAEALSAIEAQQGTISALQSEVDALASAEPPALPEVDLSGVEGATAEVASNLSALSETVDDLTARVVALEERPVITGDVAADTAALSEVVETLEARVAEERAAAAEAVAAAEASQAAAAAELQAAAEAAQAAIAEAEARAAATAEATQAQAALSRVQIAMAAGGPFADALSDLPVEAPEALQAAAETGVPTIDELQASFPASARAALPIALRETAGDSATDRVGAFFMGQIGGRSVEPRDGDDPDAVLSRAEAAVGAGDIDGALSEIATLPEGAQAAFDEWIAQAEARVAADDALADLSATLNN
- a CDS encoding glutathione S-transferase family protein, whose translation is MGLLVDGEWQDKWYDTGKTGGAFKRSESQFRNWITADGSAGPSGEGGFKAESGRYHLYVSHACPWANRTLIFRELKDLAPHIDISVVHPEMLGEGWTFDTDFEGATGDTLYGLPYARDLYIRAQPDVTTRVTVPILWDKQRETIVSNESAEIIRMFNSAFNGITGNTDDYYPEPLRDRIDEINARVYSEVNNGVYKAGFATSQEAYDKAVHTLFDALDWLEGLLSKRRYLAGDRVTEADWRLFTTLVRFDLVYHLHFKCNRHRIVDYPNLWAYTRELYQWPGVAGQVNFDHIVRHYHYSHDTINPHRIIPINPVIDWHEPHGRDALLAA
- a CDS encoding heme biosynthesis protein HemY, whose protein sequence is MLWSLLKIMVFILVVVGVVFGITYLTALDNLGVLIVLGREYVITPFLAVVGALILLLAVWILFKIVGLLVATLRFLNGDETAVSRYFDRRSERKGYEALGEGMMALAAGEGRLAIRKAERAGKYLRRPELTNIVKAQGAELVGDRALATETFKDMVTDDRTRFVGVRGLMKQKLEEGDTDTALKLAEKALVLRPKNADVQTTLLSLQSRNEDWQGARTTLAAALKAGNVPRDLHRRRDAVLALAHARDAMAEGQVQTATRDVAEANRLAPGLVPAAVMSARIAVEAGNKRQAAKTIRKAWDQAPHPDLAAAFALIEPDETPALRLRRFRPLLGKHPGHPEVQMLEAELQIANEDFPAARKALGDLAETSPTARSLTIMAAVERGEGSPDRVVRGWLARAVTAPRGNQWMCSNCGHVHEDWTPVCANCESFDTLEWAEAQQSQASLAGPTQMLPLIVGALEDRSTEEDEADVIQEESPAPNGFAPEATPSTAYSETDDAEVAEPAPEPEPETEPALSRN